The nucleotide sequence CCCGTGGGGGCCGTGCCGCCCATGCCTCCGGGCTGCACCCCTTCGAACAGCTTGGGATTCGAGGACTTCTTCATCGCCTCCTCGCGCGCGAGGCGGCCCTGCATGACGAGATCGCGCAGCGATTGATCGAGGCTCTGCATGCCGTGCTGAGCGCCGGTCTGGATCACCGACAGGATCTGCATGGTCTTGTCTTCGCGGATCAGATTGCGCAGTGCCGGCACCGCCACCAGGATCTCGAGTGCCGCGACGCGACCCTTGCCGTCCTTGGTCGGCAGCAGCGACTGCGCGACCACGCCTTCGATCGATTCCGAGAGCATGGTACGAACCTGCGCCTGCTGATTGGCGGGAAAGATGTCGATCATGCGGTCGATGGTCTTGGACGCCGAGTTGGTGTGCAGGGTCGCGAACACCAGGTGGCCGGTCTCGGCCGCCGAGATCGCGAGCTGCGTGGTCTCGAGGTCGCGCAGCTCGCCGACCAGGATGACGTCCGGATCTTCGCGCAGGGCGGCGCGCAGCGCGGCACCGAACGATCGGGTGTGCGGGCCTACTTCGCGCTGATTGACCAGGCACTTCTTCGAAGCGTGCACGAACTCGATCGGGTCCTCGATCGTGATGATGTGTCCACGCCGCGATTGATTGACGTAGTCGACCATCGCCGCGAGCGTCGTCGACTTGCCGGATCCGGTCGGGCCGGTCACCAGCACCAGCCCGCGTTCCTTGTCGGCCAGATCCTTGAGCACCTTCGGAAGCCCCAGCTCCTCGAGGCTCTTGATGGTGTTGGGAACCACTCGAAACACCGCGCCTTCGCCACGCTCCTGCACGAACAGATTGGCGCGGAAGCGCGAGACGCCGGGGATCTCGAACGCGAAGTCGAGGTCGCGAGATTCTTCGTAGCGCCGCTTCTGTTCGTCATTGAGGATGTCGAACAGTGCGGCGTGCGTGGCCTCGGGGTCGAGAGGCTCCATCTGGAGCGGTGTCATCTGTCCGCGAATGCGCAGCAGCGGCGGCATGCCGGCCGAGACGTGCACGTCGGAAGCGCCCTGATTGCGCGCGAACGTCAGCAGTTCGGTGAGATCGAGAGGCATCGGAATTCCTAGGTGAGCACGCGCGCGGCGTCGATCGCGCTCAGCGTGCCGTTCGCTACCCGGTCACGCACCCGGGTCGCGAGCGAGCGGAAACCATTGTCGATCGCGACCTGACGAAGGCGCGCGGGGTCGGCGTTGCTGCGAATCGCTTCGCGCAGCAGATCGGAGGCGGTCAGCACCTCGAACAGCACCGCGGTGTGCGGCGCCGGCGTGCCGTCGGATGCGGAGTCGGCGCGCGGCGTCGAGGCGCGCAACGCGCGCTGCTGAATGATCGCCAGCATGCGATCCGCGAGGACCACTCGGGCCCGCGGGGTGCTCGACAGGAACGACAACAACGCGAACGAATCGGTCCAGTCGGTGGTCGCGAGCATCAGGCGTCCCGACCCGGCGGGCGACAGGGTCTGCATGACGTGGTCGCCCTTGAGCACCTCGTCGAGCAGCACCAGATCGGCATTCTGCGCGATGACGGTTTCCTCCCACATCGCGAGTGCGTCGACCGTCGGCACATGCACCCGCGTCGCCTGGGGCAGTGGCGCTGCGGGCTTGGGCTCGAACGCCAGCACGCGCGCATGCCGTGCGTCGGTGGAGTCCACCAGTGCGGCGAGCGTCGTCGAAGTGCCGCTGCCGGGCGGGCCGCACACCAGCACGAGGCCCGCCTGCGCGTGCAGCAGCTCGCGCAACGCTTCGATTTCGCCTGAGTCGAGACCGATCGAGTCGAGCGACGGCGGCTGATCGAACTCGGGGCGCGGCGACATCGTCACCGCG is from Candidatus Eisenbacteria bacterium and encodes:
- a CDS encoding type IV pilus twitching motility protein PilT, with the translated sequence MPLDLTELLTFARNQGASDVHVSAGMPPLLRIRGQMTPLQMEPLDPEATHAALFDILNDEQKRRYEESRDLDFAFEIPGVSRFRANLFVQERGEGAVFRVVPNTIKSLEELGLPKVLKDLADKERGLVLVTGPTGSGKSTTLAAMVDYVNQSRRGHIITIEDPIEFVHASKKCLVNQREVGPHTRSFGAALRAALREDPDVILVGELRDLETTQLAISAAETGHLVFATLHTNSASKTIDRMIDIFPANQQAQVRTMLSESIEGVVAQSLLPTKDGKGRVAALEILVAVPALRNLIREDKTMQILSVIQTGAQHGMQSLDQSLRDLVMQGRLAREEAMKKSSNPKLFEGVQPGGMGGTAPTG